In Callospermophilus lateralis isolate mCalLat2 chromosome 10, mCalLat2.hap1, whole genome shotgun sequence, a single genomic region encodes these proteins:
- the LOC143408727 gene encoding trefoil factor 3-like, producing the protein MEARALWLLLLVLALGSSGWAEEYIGLLESQCAIPGKERVDCGYPAIGKEDCNNRGCCFDSSIRGVPWCFKPLQEAECTF; encoded by the exons ATGGAGGCCAGAGCGCTTTGGCTGCTGTTGCTGGTCCTGGCCCTGGGGTCCTCTGGCTGGGCTGAGGAGTACATCGGTCTGT TGGAAAGCCAGTGTGCCATCCCGGGCAAGGAGAGAGTGGACTGTGGCTACCCTGCAATTGGCAAGGAGGACTGCAATAACCGTGGCTGCTGCTTTGACTCCAGCATACGAGGGGTGCCCTGGTGCTTCAAGCCTCTGCAGGAGGCAG AATGCACGTTCTGA